In Triticum urartu cultivar G1812 unplaced genomic scaffold, Tu2.1 TuUngrouped_contig_5155, whole genome shotgun sequence, the sequence CTCACCATGACCGTGCACGCCACCATCCATCTCATTGTAACCATAATCACCGATCGGGGCTTGATCGACACCGACAGTGTTGTCGTCCAACATTTGCACGAAGTCGGCAGACGCATCATGCAAACTGGCGTTGCAATTTCGCTCGACAAGTCACGAGCACGCGCAATGGACAAAAGTGAAAGAAGTGCAAGCAATCGAAGCATCATACCTCTAGGCCATTACGTCGAACACCTCGGGGGCGGCGGCAGCAGCACTATCGGCGGGCATCCTCGGGGCAGTTCTTGCCAGAGCAATCAGGGGAGGTGTTGGCGGGGTCGCTCTTCTGGTGGTCTTCTGGCGTTTCACACCGGCAACCTTCCCTTTCTTCGCCGGCGCGGGATGGACCGGATTCACAGCGGTTGTGGCAGTGGGGGCGGCTGGCGCGCGTGCCTTCCCAACGGGGCCTGCGGGAGCGCCACCCTTGAACGTCGACGGGTGCGACATGGCTGGCGGCGAGATTTGCCGAAGGGAATGGCTCGTGGATGGCATCCACGATGACGGTCGACGACTGGGAGGCTTCCATGACGGCGGAGGGAAGTCGAGGAAGGTCGGAGCGGGCGGAGGGAGGTGGTTGGCAgcggaggggaggggaggcgggAACTGCCGCGCGGAAATGTTCCTTCCGCGAAATCTCGCAGCCGATAGGGGTCACGCTCGGGTCGACCTCCCACCCCGTGAATCTAATGGTTGAGAACGAAATTTTTCCGCACCCTGCAAATCTTTTTACAGGCCGTGAGCCGATACAGTGTCTGATCGGATCATTTTTTTTTTGCCCGAAACCATAAATAGACGGTTATTTTGCGGGTCGGCAAGTTTTAAGgagtctgctagagatgctctaagccGCGATTAAGGCAGAAGACACGACTACTGCTACTAACTGTTACCGTGTCATTCATAAACAAAATTGTGCCCTGCCACGTACACGGACGAGTGTGTGTGCCTGGCTGTACATGTTAGAAACCGTACGTTTGGCAGCACACACACGTACGTATCCAACGGTGAACGGTGGTCCGTGCACTGCACTGCTAGCGCGCGGGTGATGGACCAAATCGTTAATGGCGGCCGGCCGTAGCCCACAGCCTTCGTCATGGTTTATTGATCCCTTTTCTATTTTGTGTTAAATTTTGATTCGTCTGCGAAAAGTGCCTGCTCAAGATATATAGACACAAACAGGAGAGGTCATAATGTGGATAAATTTTAGCAAGTACGTAGTGATCAAAGATAAGAAAGGGAAAAGTAGTAGTAGGATTTGATTTGCTTGGATCGGCTGGCCCCATGAGATGCCGCGATCCAAGCGGTGTTCACTATTACAACAGCAGTGAGTTTAAAGGCGAAAGTAAACTCGAGTTTTGAAAGTTTAAGACGGGGCATTGACAAGCGAAAGGTGTTCATCGGCGTGAACGGACAGTGGCATTAGATAATGGCGCAGGTAGAGTTAAAGGTTTGTTTGCTCACAGGATGAAATCATTATAACCCACCACTAGAGAACATGTGCGGTGACAAAGATACGGGCCAGTGGTGGGGTTCCgtaatgtactccctccgtcccataatataagaacgtttttgacacatTATGAGAAGGAGGGAGTAATGCCTAGCCTCAAACAAGTGGTGATGAATATTGCAATTCAATATTGGCAATGGTATTCTTGTGCCCACCCAAATCCAATCCCCCCGAGTGACATATTTTCCCCATACTGACATGCAACTGGGAAATCATTATCATTTCTCCCGTATCTTTCCATCCTTTTTCAGTTTTTAGGTTTGACGGATGGGGTTGAGATTTTATATATAGTTATATACCCAGGAAGAAGACATTCAACAAGATTCACTAAAACTGAAAAGAAAACAAACCTGCATCCAAAGAATCCTCTGTTTGCAGACAGGCCTGACGGATGGGAGGATTTCAGAATGTGATGTTTTGTTTCATCAATAAAATCTGCAAAAAAGACCGAGCATACATGTACTCTGAATTTCTCTGCGTTTCTATAGACCAAGTATAATAAGAATGTACTCTGAATTGTCTATTTTTTTGTTTCGGCATGACTGTTTTACAGTCTGGGGAGTTCCAGATGGAAGTAAGCACACCTTATCTTCGCTTGGGCCGAGTTTCCACCGAGAATACACACCAATCCTGATTTCTTTTGTGATATTGTCTTAATGACAGCATCAGTGAACTGCTCCCGTCCTTTCTTCGCATGTGAGTTGGCTTGGTGTTCCCTCACTGCTcagaaaaatattaaaaaaaactATTTAGCAAGATATAACTCCCATACATTTCAGAGATTTCTGACCTGATTGTTTTCTTTTTGCAGCTTTGGGTTAGTCCTGGAAGTCAGACTGCCTGTGAAAAGCAATATTTTGACAGTCATCTTGCGCCATTTTATAGGATTGAGCAGGTCTTTTCAACTCTCATGGCTTTGTTTTTGTTCAACTAGATGAACATTTGTTATGGATTGTATACCAACTTAGTTCCTGCATATCAACCAACATGTTCGCTGTATTGATCTTAACCTCTTGTCTATCTTTCTTTGTTGTGTTTTACGTTTGAAGGTGACTATTGCAATGAGTACATTTTTTGTTAATTACTGTTTTAACTGCAGCTTTTATTAGCCACTTCCGCATCTGACCAGCCTGAAGCTCCTACAATAGTAGTAAACGATAACAATTTCAAATTGCTATTTCAGATTCAgaaaaaggtatggaatccaGTCATGTAAATTTTGCACTGCAACTGCTTAGTGGTTCTAATGTCGCCTTTTAATTGCAAAGATTGATGATATTTTGCACTGCAACTGCTTAGTGGATATTTAGTCCTCCGTCCCACAATGTAAGAACATTTTTGCAAGCTGATAGAGAACCCTTGAAAGATAACCACTACAGGGGGGAAACAGGAATTTGACTTGCTTGGATAGGCCCCATAAACAAGCAGAGCACGAGATTCCGCGATCTATATTTTTACTTCTGGTGTTCATTGTACTACCTTAACAGTTGATGAATATATCGGAAATTATTCTCGCAAAAAATAATAACCGATCTTCCATATTATGCAGAGCCATTAACAGCAGTGAGTGGAAAGGCGAAGGTGATATCGAGCTGGGAGGCTTTAAGACAGGACACTGGCAGGCGAAAGCGACGGGTGTTCATTGGCATGGACGGACAGTAGCATTAGATAATGGTGCAGGTAGGGTTAAAGGTTTGTTCACAGGATAAAATCATTATAACCCACTAGCCACTACTAAGAACACGTAGGGTGACACAGATGCGAGCCATTAGTGGGGTTTTGTACTGCGTAGCCTCACTCGAACAAGTGGTGATAAATATCATACATCAATTCAATATTATCGGAGGTAAGTCCTTTTTTTTGCGAGAATCGTCCTTTGCATTCTTGTGGCCACCCAAATTGGTATACTGGCATGCAACAGGGAAATCTTTAGCGTTCCAGTCATATCTTACCGTCCTTTTCAATTTTTAGTTTCGAGGGTTGAGTTGAGATTCCATCCATGTATCCAGGAAAAAGACACAAAGGTTGAAAAGAAAACAAACCTGCATTCAAAGAATCCTCTGTTTGTTCCCTAAAAAAAAGAATCCTCTGTTTGCAGACAGGCCTGATGGATGGGCGGATTTCAGAATGTGATGTTTTGTTTCATCGATCAATCTGCAAAAGAGAACAAGCATGACTATGAATGTCTATATTTCTAAAGACCATAGATAACAAACATGTACTCTGAATATTCTATATTTTTTGTTTCGGCATGACTGTTTTACAGTCTGCGGAGTTCCAGATGGAAGTAAGCACACCTTATCTTCGCTTGGGCCGAGTTTCCACCGAGAATAAATACCAATCCTGATTTCTTTTGTGATATTGTCTTAATGACAGCATCAGTGAGCTGCTTCCCTTCTTTCTTCGGATGTGAGTTGGCTTGGTGTTCCCTCACTGCTCAGAAAAAAAAACTATTTAGCAAGATATAACTCCCATACATTTCAGAGATTTCTGACTTGATTGTTTTCTTTTTGCAGCTTTGGGTTAGTCCTGGAAGTCGGACTGCCTATGAAAAGCAACATTGACAGTCATCTTGCACCATTTTATAGGATTGAGCAGGTCTTTTCAACTCTCATGGATTTGTTTTTGCTCAACTAGATGAACATTTGTTACAGATTGTATACCAacttagagcaactccaaccaggcgacccaaacggacgcgcaGTTTGTCCGCTTTTTGTCTGTTTGGGTCGGCCAGGCGGACAGGCGCGTCCGCTTTTTCATATGGGTCGGCTGGTGCGCCCAACGGGAGGCTGACCTAAATTTGCCCGTGTCCAAAAAAACAGAAATGATAAACACATGGCACAGATAAACATAATAGAAACTTAATTAAACATAAATGGCCAGTCAACCGCCGGCCAAAGTCCACTTAAAACATAGTTGCCAATCGATGGTGGATAGCCCGAGCCTCTCCAGGATCTCATTCGTCTGTGAAAAGTGCCTGTTCAAGATATACACACAAACAGGACAAATCATAATGTGGATATTTAGCGTCGTTCAGAGGATCCTTGAAACATAACCACCACAGGGGGGGGGGGACAGGATTTGACTTGCTTGGATCGGCAGGCCCCATGAACAAACAGGGCATGAGATTCCGCCATCTAATCGATCTTCCGTATTATGCAGCGCCATTAACAGCAGTGAGTGAAAAGGCCAAAGTAACATCGAGTTGGGAAAGTTTAAGGCCCCATGAACAAACATGGCATGAGATGCTGCGATCTAATTGATGTTCGATATTATGAAGAGCCATTAACAGCAGTGAGTGAAAAGGAGAAACTAACATTGAGTTGGGAAAGTTTAAGGCCAAAGCGACCGGAGTTCATGGGCGTGGATGGACAGTAGCATTAGATAATGGTGCAGGTAGAGTTAAAGGTTTGTTCACAGTATAAAATCATTATAACCCACTACTAAAGAACACGTACGGTGACACAGAAGCGAGCCATTAGTGGGGTTTCGTACTGCCTAGCCTCACTCAAACAAGTGGTGGTAAATATCATATAGCAATTCAATATTGTCAGTGGTAATCGTCCTTTGCATTCTTGTGGCCACCCAATTCTCCCCTAGTGCCATACTTTCATGCAACTGGGAAATCTTTATCGTTTCTCTCTTATCTTCCCATCCTTTTCAACTTTTAGTTTCGAGGATGGAGTTGAGATTTCATTCATGTACCCAGGAAAAAGACACAAAGGCTGAAAAGAAAACAAACCTGCATCCAAAGAATCCTCTGTTTGCAGACAGGCCTGACGGATGGGCGGATTTTAGAACGTGATGTTTTGTTTCATCAATCAATCTGCAAAAGAGAACAAGTATAAACTATGAATGTCTATATCTCTAAAGACCATAGATAAAAAGCATGCACTCTGAatattctttttttttgtttcGGCATGACTGTTTTACAGTCTGTGGAGTTCCAGCTGGAAGTAAGCACACCTTATCTTCGCTTGGGCCGAGTTTCCCCACAGAATAAAGACTAATCCTGATTTCTTTTGTGATATTGTCTTAATGACAGCATCAGTGAACTGCTACCATCCTTTCTTCGCATGTGAGTTGGCTTGGTGTTCCCTCACTGctcagaaaaataaaaaatactaTTGTTTAGCAACATATACTAACTCCCATACATTTCAGAGGTTTCTGACTTGATTGTTTTCTTTTTGCAGCTTTGGGTTAGTACTTGAAGTCAGACTGCCTATGAAAAGCAATATTTTGACAGTCATCTTGCACCattttatactccctccgttcctaaatatttgtctttctagagatttcagcaagtgactacatacggagcaaaatgagtgaatctacactctaaaatatgtctatatatatccgtatgttatagtccatttgaaatctctaaaaagacaaatatttaggaatggagggagtaggaTTGAGCAGGTCTTTTCAACACTCATGGCTTTGTTGTTGTTCAACTAGATGGAAATTTGTTATGGATTGTATACCAACTTAGTTACTGCATATTGACCAACATGTTCGCTGTGTTGATCTTAACCTCTTGTCTATCTTTCTTTGTCGTGTTTTACGTTTGAAGGCGACTATTGCAGTGAGTTTTTTTGTTAATTACTGTTTAAACTACAACTTGTATTAGCCACTTCCGCATCTGCCCAGCCTGAAGCTCCCACTGGTTAGTGATTCTAATGATAACAATTTCAAATTGCTATTTCAGATTCGGGAAAAGGTATGGAATTCAGTCATGTAAATTTTGCACTGCAACTGCTTAGTGATTCTAATGTCTCTTTTTAATTGCAGAGACTGATGATCTACGTGCCAATTGTTCTGGACCGACAGCATCCCTGGCTGATATCTGCCTAAAGCCACTCAGTACAGATTGTGCTACCCAAAGTGTTTTGCAGGTGATGATTTTGATTGTCTATTCTGTACTCTGTATTTGAAACTAACTTGTTCTCTCAAGAATCTAATCCTTTTCTACAGTTATATTCTTTTCCCTATGCGTAGTGCTGAGCAATTATATTAAAATGGTGGTATTTGCTGCAGTATTTCCAGCTGGATCCTGAGAAGCATGATGATTTAGGTATAGATCATGCTAAATTTTGCTTTGAGGTAAATATCTACAGTTGAAATCCCTTTTCCTATGGACATTTTCCTTTTTTGTTGCAACACAAACCTTTGTAAACTATTGATGAATTCGCACTGAATAATATTGTGATACTGGATAGGTTTGTCAGCTAGTTGTATCTAAACACTAAACAATGTCTGTTGTATTGCAGCATTACAGTTCTGAAGAGACATGTTTGAGCACTTTTAGATCACCTATTGACCCTAGTACAATATTAGGCAAACAGGTCAATTTAACCGCAACGTACAAGTGCATCACTACAATATTAGGCTGATTGTTATACAATGATAGTACGTCAGAGGCGACCTAGAGCAGTTGCACATACACGGCATCTGGAAGGGGCCAAACCATTTTCAGGAGCCAGCATTTGGCACGATAAGTACAGTACATAACATAACTAGTAGATCCTCATAGGGTATGACCGGAGGGCTAGCAAAACTAGACGTGCAACAGCAAGCAGAGCGGCACTTCCAGCACCAGCACCGAGTTCAAGTTGCCTCCAAAACGATGGCAGAAGACAATGGACCGAAGACGACAGGCACCTTCCACTAAATCATAAGGGTGGTTATCAGCCCGTCGGGCAGACATGTCACATGGTGTCTTCCGATGATTCCTCAGAGCTGCCAATCGATGGTGGATAGCCCAAGCCTCTCCAGGATCTGATTCGTCTGCGAAAAGTGCCTGTTCAAGATACAAACAGGAGAGGTCATAACATGGATATTTACAAGTGTTCAGACAATCCTTCAAAGGTAACCACAGGGGAAAAGTAGTGTTTGATTTGCTTGATCGGCCGGCCCCATGAACAGGGCACGAGATGGCGCGATCTAATCGATGTACGATATTATGCAGAGCCATTAACAGCAGTGAGTGAAAAGGCGAAAGTGAAAGTGATATTGAGTCAGGAGAGTTTAAGACAGGACACTGACAGGCGAAAGTGACAGGTATTCATCGGCGTGGACGGCCAGTGGCATTTGATGATGGTGCAGGTAGAGTTAAAGTTGTGTTCATAGGAATCAGGATAAATCATTATAACCCGCTACTGGAGCATGTGCAATGACCAAGATACGGAGCCAGTAAAGAAGTGGTGACGAATATAGCAGTTCAATATTGTCAATGGTATCATCCAAATCCCCCTAGTGACATACTGACATGCAACTGGAAAATCTTCATCGTTTGTCACGTATTATGCAGAGCCACTGACAGCAGTGAGTGAAAAGGTGAAAGCAATATCGAGTTGGGAAAGTTTAAGACAGGACACAAACAGGACAAGTCATAATGCGGATAATAGCAGCCGAGAGGAGCCTTCAAGGAAAACCACAGTGGGAAAAGTAGCGTTTGATTTGCTTGGATCAGCCGCCCCATCACCAGGGCATGAGAAGCCACGATATAATGGATGTTCCGTATTATGCAGAGCCATTAACGGCAGTGAGTTTAAAGGTGAAAGTAATATCGGGTTGGGTAATTAAAGACAGGACACTGACATGTGAAAGCGACGAGTGTTCATCGGCATGCATGGACAGTGGCATTAGATAATGGTGCAGGTAGAGTTAAAGGTTTGTTCATACCACTACTAGAGAACATGTACGGTGACAGAGATAGAGATACAGGCCATTAGTGAAGTGGGTTTTCGTACTGCTTAGCCTCAAACAAGTGCAAGTGGTGATAAATATAACAATTCAATATTTCTTGTCAATGGTAATCGCCCTCTTATTCTTGTGCCCACCCGAATCACCCAAGTGACATACTGACATGCAACTGAGAAATCTTTTATCATTTCTCTCCATCTTTCCATCCTTTTCAACTTTTAGTTTTGATGGAAGGATTTGATGTGTCTTTTATTTATATACCCAGGAAAAAGACATTGAACAAGATTTACTAAAACCAAAAGGAAAACAAACCTGCATCCAAAGAAACCTCTGTTTGCAGACAGGCCTGACGGATGAGCAGATTTTAGAATGTGATGTTTTGTTTCATCAATCAATCTGCAAAAACGAACAAGTATGTACTCTGAATGTCTCTGCTTTCCTAAAGACCAAAGATAACAAATACTCCCTCTGTACCGAAATACATGTCGCTGGAGTAGCTGACTTACTGCTACTCCAGCGACGTGTATTTCggtacagagggagtagtatgtACTCTGAATGTCTGTGCCTTGTTTCAGCATGACTGTTACAGTCTGTAGAGTTCCAGATGAAAATGCTTACCTTATCTTCGCTTGAGCTGAGTTTCCCCAGAGAATAAAGACTAATCCTGATTTCTTTTGTGATACTGTCTTAATGACAGCATCAGTGAACTGCTCCCATCCTTTCTTGGCATGTGAGTTGGCTTGGTGTTCCCTCACTGCTCAGTAAAAAATTGAAGACTAGGTATAACTCCCGAACAGGTCAATTTTACCACAACATACAAGTGTGTCACTAAAAGAGATAAATTCAAATGCTAAAATTAAAGGTTGAAAAGAACAATGACTAGAGCATACAACAATATCAAGGTCATACTTCAACACTAGCAGCAGTGAATGAGGCACTGGATAACAAGTCCTACAATCCTAGTTAGCATTAAGGCCATGGGAAGctttaataataaataaataaataatttttACCGTACATACCCATAATACAAACAGCTGTCTCAGATAACCAACTCCAGGTCTACAATGCCAAATAGAAAACGATCCACAAATTCCCACCAAGCTAGAGGAAGCTAATAACATCAAATACAGCAAAAAAGAAAAATACAGTTGCAACCACAAGAATACAGCGAAGCAAAGCTAAATAGAACAAAAAAAAAGCATAGTTTCTGTATCAAGATTCAAGTGCATAAAGTAATTTAAATTGGTGTGCACGAATATGAGCTAAGGAACAACAGATGTTCAATCCTGATGAGAAAAACAGGCTTACCTGTTAGCACGGTATTGAGCATAAGAATACCCTGCAAGATACATGTTTTTTCTCGAGTTAGTAAGCACTATTCCGAAAGAAAGTTAAAAGAGAACTTATGGGGTGCTGCTGGGAAATGAGGAAACGGCACTAATCTGAGCAAATTTGGCCATAGGCTGTAGCAGGCAttgttttctactccctctgtaaactaatataagagtgtttagattactaaaatagtgatctaaacgctcttatattagtttacggagggagtatatttcttAATTCTCATGAAGCTACCTAGTTTCAGAATCATCCTCGCCTTCTTGCCCATTAAGAGATTTTAATTGTTAGAGCTAAATATAGTGAAGCAACCAATTGCTTCTGCAGCATCCTATATGGGATAAATGGTAGGAAAATGTTAAATTACTTAGTTCATTTGATAACTGTAATGACATGTTGAGATGGATTTGGCCAAAACTAGAATAAAAGAAGAGGGAGACAATTAACCATATTTACACAAAAACTGTATTTGTGGACTTCTAGAGTGGAGGCACATGATTTTAATGGGAATTAATATTAAGGTAAGCTAAGAACGTAAACCAGTTGTTGGTGTGCATCTATCATTTACTATAGCGTTTTATCAAAGATTTTACCTGCACAGCCCATCTTTCCAAATTCCCATGGGATGGTATAGTACACCCTAGATCCTTATGCAGCTCTTTAAATATGTTTTGTAAGCTGGAAGGGATTTTGATCCCCTCTGGTACTGAAAATGACAATCCCATGGCCTGGCCAGGACCATGGTATGGATCCTGAAAAGTAGACAATCTTCAACATGAGATACCGAAAACAATTGCTACGAATGAATCTAAACTTTTGCAAGAAAAAAAAAACTTGTGGTATCTTGCGCACTATAATCATTAGGCAGCCACCATTAGCTATTACGGGATGCTAAAGCAAAAGTAGATAAGTACACTTAAAACGCTAAAATAAGAAACTTAGTGCACGATACAGATGTAGAGTAGACTCAAAGACAAATGAAGACCATATGGTAAGTTCAGCAAGCAAAGATAGGATCACCAACTAACAGCTGAATGAAAAGGtgacatgatatatatatatacgacAGGCATATTTTCTGGTGACAAACCGATGTGGCAAATGTACCAGGCACAACAATGTGATCACAAAATCAAAATGGCATCGAAACAGTTATTCTAATCTAGCATAATATGAATATGCAGAACAGAGCAACAATTTCCAATCCTGCATACGGCATTGCCAAATTAATCCATCCATGTTTCGATTTACTGGGATTACACCACACAGCAGGCAGCACTGTAACAACAAGAAACTCTAGGCCAAAGTCAGACCAAATGCCTAAATTTTTATGTGAACTATATGATCCTCACAATGAAGTTATATTAGTGGAACTGTCGCATATTTCTTGACAGTGAAGCAGCAGGTGAACAAGTACAGGATTCGTAGACTTCAATCAGCATAATATGAATATGCAGAACAGAAGCAACAATTTCCATTTCTGCATACGGCATTGCCAATTTTTTCTATCCATTTTTCAATTTGATGGCATCACTCGATACACCAAGCAGCATTGTAACAAAAAGAAATTCTAGGCCAAAGTCAGACCCAATGGCAAAATCTTTATGTGAATAAGCGCTACATGATCCTCAGAATGAAGTTAAATTAGTGAAACTGTCCCACAGTTCTTCAGAATGAAGCAGCAGGTGAACAACAAGTGCAGGATTCGTGGACTTGAGTGACTTGGTATTTGGGTACCTGGCCGATGATGACGGCTTTGACGTTGTGGAAGGGGGTGGTGTGGAGCGCGTGGAAGACAAGGTGGGGCGGCGGGTAGAC encodes:
- the LOC125528846 gene encoding uracil-DNA glycosylase, mitochondrial — protein: PAKRLRSSAAKPSVVAPAASLSPSSPSSPSDPTALSPEQRRRADTNLALARARRNLRLAESKAAGGGAKLEELLVEETWLEALSGELRKPYALDLCRFVAHERLNAKVPVYPPPHLVFHALHTTPFHNVKAVIIGQDPYHGPGQAMGLSFSVPEGIKIPSSLQNIFKELHKDLGCTIPSHGNLERWAVQGILMLNTVLTVREHQANSHAKKGWEQFTDAVIKTVSQKKSGLVFILWGNSAQAKIRLIDETKHHILKSAHPSGLSANRGFFGCRHFSQTNQILERLGLSTIDWQL